The sequence GCTTTGCAGAAGCGTGCTGCAAAAGATGCATATGATAAACTATTAGAAGGCCTGTTTGGGGCACCTCTCACCATCTTGTTCGCATCGGACAATGGAAACGCAGAGAATTTGGCAAAGAGATTGGGCAATCGGGGTAAAGCCCGAGGTTTGAAGACCGCTGTTATGGCCATGGATGATTACCCAATTGAAGATCTGCCGACAGAGGAGAATATCGTTTTTATCTCCAGCACGGCTGGCCAGGGAGAGCTCCCTCAAAACGGGCGCAATTTCTGGGAAACCGTTAAGAATTCTGCAGATCTTGACCTTAGTTCTGTCCATTACTCCGTATTTGGCCTTGGTGATAGCCACTATTGGCCGCGAAAGGAAGACAAGATCTACTATAACAAGCCTGGTAAGGACTTGGATAGTCGTCTCTCATTTCTCGGCGCAAAGAAACTTGCAGATATTGGATTGGGTGACGATCAAGATCCAGATGGTTACCAGACAGGCTACCAAGAATGGGAGCCCAGATTATGGCAGGCTCTCGGTGTTGATAAGGTTGAAGGCTTGCCAGAGGAACCACCGCCATTGACGAACGAAGATATTAAAATCCAATCGAATTATCTCCGTGGAACTATCGCTGAAGGGCTCCGGGATACCTCGACTGGTGCAATTTCCGCCTCTGATCAGCAACTCACGAAGTTTCACGGTACTTATATGCAAGATGATCGCGATGTCAGAGACGAGCGCAAGGCTCAGGGCCTCGAGCCCGCATACAGTTTTATGATTCGTTGCCGTTTACCAGGTGGCGTCGCCACTCCGCAACAATGGCTGCAAATGGATGCAATTAGCAGCGCATATGGTAACGAGACTATGAAGCTCACGACACGACAAACGTTTCAATTCCACGGTGTCGTCAAAGGCAAGCTTCGGCCAGCCATGCAGGCGATCAACAAGGCTTTGATGACCACTATCGCTGCATGTGGTGATGTCAACCGAAACGTCATGTGCAGCAGTCTCCCAGAGCTTTCGACTTACCATCGTGAGGTCCACCAGGTTTCGAAAAAGATCAGCGACCATCTTTTACCTGCCACCACCGCATATCACGAAATCTGGCTAAAGGACGAAAATGACAAGAAGATCCAAGTTGCTGGCGACGCGATCGTTGATCATGAACCGCTCTATGGCCCAACATATCTTCCTCGCAAGTTCAAAATCACCATCGCTATTCCTCCTCACAACGATACAGATGTTTACGCTCATGATATCGGTCTGATCGCTATCAAGGGAGCTGACGGACATCTCGAAGGGTTTAATATCCTCGCTGGTGGTGGAATGGGTATGACACATAACAACAAGAAGACATATCCTCGGACAGGCAGCATGTTGGGCTATGTTCCGGCCAATCAGGCACACATCGTCTGTGAGAAGATTATGTTGGTGCAACGAGACCATGGCGATCGAAAGAACCGTAAGCATGCTCGTCTAAAGTACACAATTGACGATATGGGGGTCGACGTCTTCAAGGACAAGGTCGAGGAGATCCTTGCCAACGGACTTCGTTTCGCACCACCTCGTCCGTTCAAATTTGATTCCAACGTCGATACTTTCGGCTGGCAGAAAGACGAGAAGGGGCTTAACCACTTCACATTCTTCATTGAAAACGGCCGTGTGGAAGATACCGCGGACTTCCAAATGAGAACCGGCTTGCGAGAGCTTGCAGAGCTCGGCAAGGGAGAATTCCGTCTTACCGGTAATCAGCATCTAATCCTGTCCAATGTCGAGGATGCGGATCTTCCAGCCATCAAACAACTGATGGCCAAATATAAACTTGACAACACTGCATTCAGTGGTCTCCGCCTCTCCTCATCCGCCTGTGTCGCCTTCCCTACATGTGGTCTTGCGATGGCCGAATCTGAGCGCTACCTTCCGGTCCTTATAACAAAGTTGGAGTCAACACTTGAAGAGAACGGCCTTGGACGAGATAGCATTGTCATGCGCATGACTGGATGCCCCAATGGCTGTGCCCGTCCCTGGCTTGCTGAAGTGGCATTTGTCGGCAAAGCGTATGGTGCTTATAATATGTATCTCGGCGGTGGATATCATGGGCAGCGACTGAATAAGCTGTACCGTGCTTCAATCAAAGAGGAGGAAATTTTGGACATTATGAAAGGGTTGTTGAAACGGTATGCGCTGGAGAGGAACGTGGGTGGGGCCCTTCCAGAGAGGTTTGGGGACTGGTGTGTTCGCGCAGGAGTTATCAAGGAGACAACTGAGGGGAAAAATTTCCACGAAGGGGTAAGTTGACTCTAATTTGTTCGCATTCGAGAAGTTTTTCAGCTGTAGGTATCGCTAACAGACTACAATGCAGGTCGCGGAAGATGAAGGCGAAGAATGAATGGACCAGTGGAGATTCCCATCATCTTTCTTGCATGCGCTGTGCATACCTTGAATTTTGCATTTTAACGTTTGATATCATATCTCCCGACCTTTTAACCTAGTTGATACCTTTCTGACTATGTCGCTCGTGTCTTCCAGAGGCATGAGTTGGTCTGGTGTGTGGCTTGTTCTTCGTTATAAGGATGGACTCCAAAAGCAGTAGTTATGTATTAATTCTGTGTATCCGCTGTGATTGAATGCCTGGTAAAGATTTTCTCGACAAGTATTCTGTATGAACCATTGAGATGACTTGCACAGACAAGAAGGGCTGGTGTTGGGATGATTATGGTAAATTCGGCCCCAGAACGAAGTGCACAAGTTCGTTGAGTTGGTTAAAGTTGGAGCATCTTATCGATAAGCAAATGTAAAAATTAGgacactactccgtacacctGATCCCCAAAGCTCAAAACTCATCTTACGACCCATGCTGCCGACGGACCTGCTTTTTCAGGTAATGGGATGTTAACTCTGGTCACCAATCTCGCGCGCGTAGAATTCTTTAACTGTCATTCTGAGCTATAATGATGCCCTGTGAGCAAGACACTCTTTGCATCCCCTCAATTCTCCAAAGCTGACCACAGTGCAAAGACACTGCCTCTGACGATGACCCTGCCGACGATCCAGTTATCGCATCCTACGACATTTTCATTACCGATGCTCAAGTCCGCCGCTTTCTTCTCCAATATCCCGATCGCTCCTCCACGCAACCTTACAGCGACCTCACTTTGCAGAAGCCTACCGAACTACGACTAAAACCTAAAACTGGACTTGTCGAAGTTGATATCCCAATTAACACACGTGTCAACTATGACGAGCGGAAGGGGCTGCGTTACGGAAATGCATTGAAGAAGAGCCGGATTATTCAAGAGGGAGGGACACATGGCATAGCTGGAGGATTTAATACGGGAGGGGTGGTAACTGGAAAGACGAAGCTGGAGGGTGATTCCGTGGCCAAGGACTATtgggatgatgaagatggtGGTGGATATAGAGACCTGGAGGATGAGGAGCTTAAAGCCGGTCATATTATGACAACACAAACGCTGGGAGGGAGGATAAAAGAGGCAATAGAGGGGGATCCGGTTTACATGCTCGGTGCTTTCAAGGATAGTGAGTCTGATGGGAAAGACCCGAGTGATGTCATGAGCAGGATACTGATATCTGTTGCGCTTGCAGATGAGCTTCACCTTGCTCCCCTGTCAGCCATTGTACCACTCCGCCCTCAGCTACACCACCTGGATGCGTATGATGAAGCCCTAGTTAAAAACAAAACGACATTGAAAGGAAGGAAAGATGGAGATGAAGAGGGTGCATCGCGTCCCACGGAAGCACGAGCGATCGATGTTAAAGTTAAATCTGCGGAATCGGAACAGACTGGCGGACAACGGAATAATGAGCTGTTAAAACAAATGCAAGATGAAAAATGGGAAAAGTATACGTGGATTGACGAGAACGTGAGTTATTTCTTCCTTTACCCTTGCACATCTTAATTTGCTCCTTTTACAGCCCCTAATACGCGATACAGGACGAGGAATCATGGGATAAATACGAAGAATACATGTTCAATCGGACGATAGAGGAGCCTCCACAATTAGAATCGGCTATCGAAGCGGATGATTACGTTGATGGCATGAGCGCGCCTCGGGTAGACCCCACGCGACCGGATATGACTGGATGGGCCATGAAGATGAGacgaaagaagagaagatcgTCAAGCAATGCTTTGCATGCATCAGGATAGGCGACGGCGATGAGGACGTAGCTATGGCGGCGAGCTGAGACATCATAgcgggtacggagtatggagtattgagagcatatacggagtacaggctGATATCTTCATGGCTTGGGCCACTCTTGCTGAttatgtaactaactagcATCGGATGATTAATCGCACCATCCACGCGTTTTATTGGCTGATTTTAGTTTGCCACTAGTCCCTAACCGTTGAGTGCATCACGTGAGTTAACGCCGAAAAAAAATTTCGGAGATCACCGCTTACTCAGCCAGCTATGATTTCGACGCTGCGACGAagctttttttcttctccagcTTCGACTTTCTCTCTACTCCGATTTGATTGCAACAAAGGTCAAGGGGGAAAGGGATCGGTTTTTAATTCAATTCTCCGTCCTCTCCCTCCTCAGTTCTATTTttgcctttttcttttcttttgtatATTTGTTTGTGTGCTTTGTATTTCTTTTAATCC is a genomic window of Coccidioides posadasii str. Silveira chromosome 3, complete sequence containing:
- a CDS encoding uncharacterized protein (BUSCO:10168at4751~EggNog:ENOG410PFG9~COG:P~BUSCO:224at33183), whose product is MGVNTAAEAAARVAYLSSDLVLSVQPSLQGDSEFSQQLKQLSANNVQGIVSHEVPEVRAVRQNEDPLLSAFHPLQNGKYVSVTTSSSILLSSIPHLYRLAQYPIVLHVSLEPAAFPDFSVISSIRQCGFSFLHSETPQEAQDIALTAHALAIKSGKGVIHFFDSSNASGDVPIAEEDPELVTEILDLNSARALHQSNGTSQTIYANSGRIATVEEQGLAAAQSQAVATSELPALSKDLSSTEASSIASSQGDSISGSAVPSSAATTVEAPTRRPVDASDIFQIAGHIWDSLAARTGRTYHAIEYVGPENAKNALFIFGSTRIFVDILSDPSSKGDFPGIGIITARLYRPWVGSQISRTIPTSVERIAVLEQVRKTTKWGPSFLDLLSSLARQGGGNSPLPVGYRLGYVEPSTVRQALRGILQNLTASSPIQNLDVGTQKEPSEVASKLQLEQPANENAYVKILNQLFDGRLHVANQLGSQHAGISATVSTSPEYGFGSLIARMERRERFVGEVQEAVKSNEFATDIPRNWLSKWALNAAEPKKINQIAPDVITRLLVDGSSLSRKLLASKQFFFAESQWLIGSDAWAYDLGNSGVHHVLASGANVNMLIIDSQPYSERVAADPTRRKKDIGLYAMNYGNAYVASVAVYSSYTQVLQAITEADQFKGPSIVVAYLPYNKEDDSPLTVLQETKKAVDLGYWPLYRWNPNNAEKGEPNFALDSERIKRELEEFLRRDNQLTQIMKRNPRFSAALSESYGAELRALQKRAAKDAYDKLLEGLFGAPLTILFASDNGNAENLAKRLGNRGKARGLKTAVMAMDDYPIEDLPTEENIVFISSTAGQGELPQNGRNFWETVKNSADLDLSSVHYSVFGLGDSHYWPRKEDKIYYNKPGKDLDSRLSFLGAKKLADIGLGDDQDPDGYQTGYQEWEPRLWQALGVDKVEGLPEEPPPLTNEDIKIQSNYLRGTIAEGLRDTSTGAISASDQQLTKFHGTYMQDDRDVRDERKAQGLEPAYSFMIRCRLPGGVATPQQWLQMDAISSAYGNETMKLTTRQTFQFHGVVKGKLRPAMQAINKALMTTIAACGDVNRNVMCSSLPELSTYHREVHQVSKKISDHLLPATTAYHEIWLKDENDKKIQVAGDAIVDHEPLYGPTYLPRKFKITIAIPPHNDTDVYAHDIGLIAIKGADGHLEGFNILAGGGMGMTHNNKKTYPRTGSMLGYVPANQAHIVCEKIMLVQRDHGDRKNRKHARLKYTIDDMGVDVFKDKVEEILANGLRFAPPRPFKFDSNVDTFGWQKDEKGLNHFTFFIENGRVEDTADFQMRTGLRELAELGKGEFRLTGNQHLILSNVEDADLPAIKQLMAKYKLDNTAFSGLRLSSSACVAFPTCGLAMAESERYLPVLITKLESTLEENGLGRDSIVMRMTGCPNGCARPWLAEVAFVGKAYGAYNMYLGGGYHGQRLNKLYRASIKEEEILDIMKGLLKRYALERNVGGALPERFGDWCVRAGVIKETTEGKNFHEGVAEDEGEE
- a CDS encoding uncharacterized protein (EggNog:ENOG410PQ1V~COG:K~BUSCO:10780at33183); this encodes MMPYTASDDDPADDPVIASYDIFITDAQVRRFLLQYPDRSSTQPYSDLTLQKPTELRLKPKTGLVEVDIPINTRVNYDERKGLRYGNALKKSRIIQEGGTHGIAGGFNTGGVVTGKTKLEGDSVAKDYWDDEDGGGYRDLEDEELKAGHIMTTQTLGGRIKEAIEGDPVYMLGAFKDNELHLAPLSAIVPLRPQLHHLDAYDEALVKNKTTLKGRKDGDEEGASRPTEARAIDVKVKSAESEQTGGQRNNELLKQMQDEKWEKYTWIDENDEESWDKYEEYMFNRTIEEPPQLESAIEADDYVDGMSAPRVDPTRPDMTGWAMKMRRKKRRSSSNALHASG